The Patescibacteria group bacterium nucleotide sequence CGTAAAGAATTTTTGATATCTTTTGCTTTACCATTTTGATCAAGCATCTCAACCAAATTACAACCAAATTTTCTGCAAATATTTATTAGTTCATGCGGATAGTAAATCCTTATAATATGAACAAGATTCCTGGGATTACTATTCTGCTTAACTTCCTGAATTTTTGTTACGCTCGTTGATGTCCTAAAATCTAGGATGCGCTCAAAATAAAGTCTTGTTCCGTCTTTCAATGTTATTGTTTCTTTCTTCTTGTAATTAGCTATAAGTGCTATGGGGTTAATGGTTTCAATGATTAAGCCGCCACCCGACTTAACATGCTGGCATAATTTTTCAATAAATAATTCATTTTTCTTATCATTTTCAAGATAGCCCAGTGAGGTAAAAATATTTAATACCACATCAAATTTTCCCAACACTTTTTTCTTGAGAATATCTCCGGCTATGTATGAAACTTTTAAACCTTTCTGAGTGGCTTGTTTTCTTGCAAGATTGATAAAATAATCGCTAATATCAATACCTGTTACTTCGTAGCCGAGCGCGGATAAACTATTCGAAATTCGTCCGTAGCCACAGGGAGCATCAAGAATTTTTTTACATTTTTGTGGTAAGTATTTTACGATAATTCGCGTTTCTTTCTTACTGCGCTCTCGGGTCAAGATATGCTCTTTTTCTTTCATATATCGCTCACCCCAAACACTACTATTAGCTTGATACCATTTTTGGTGTCCAGCAGATATTTTACTAATATTCTTATCTTGAAATCTGATATAGTTCATGTTTTTTACTTTATTAGATCATCAACGCCAACATCCAATGCTTTGGCGATTCTTGTCAGTGTTTCAATGGTTGGGTTTGGGTTTGCGCCGGATTCTACCGTTACCACAGTATTGAGCGACAAATCCGCAAGTTTTGACAGGCGATCTTGAGAAATGCCCTTATCTTGCCGGATTTTCTTTAAGTTTTTGGCTATTTTTGAACCTTGATTATTATTTGACATAGGTTTTAGGAAGATATACCATTATATTGTGTAGGTTAAAAAGTATCCTTTACCTTTCATTGATTACAATGATAACAAATTTCAAAATACTTGTCCAAACAAAAGGCAGTTCTAACTTGTTGCGTGCGCACAGGAAGGGTGGGGCAAGCGCAATTATTCTTTTTTTTCTTTCGGCCCCGCCGCCCGAAAAAATCGCTGGGGGTTTCCAGCAGGCGGGCAAAAAGGAAGGGGGTTGGGGGGAAGAAATTTTTGTCCGCCTGCTCACCGCGCCGAAGGCGCGGCTGGGGCGAGAACGGCGCTACTCTCTTG carries:
- a CDS encoding helix-turn-helix domain-containing protein produces the protein MSNNNQGSKIAKNLKKIRQDKGISQDRLSKLADLSLNTVVTVESGANPNPTIETLTRIAKALDVGVDDLIK
- a CDS encoding methyltransferase domain-containing protein, coding for MNYIRFQDKNISKISAGHQKWYQANSSVWGERYMKEKEHILTRERSKKETRIIVKYLPQKCKKILDAPCGYGRISNSLSALGYEVTGIDISDYFINLARKQATQKGLKVSYIAGDILKKKVLGKFDVVLNIFTSLGYLENDKKNELFIEKLCQHVKSGGGLIIETINPIALIANYKKKETITLKDGTRLYFERILDFRTSTSVTKIQEVKQNSNPRNLVHIIRIYYPHELINICRKFGCNLVEMLDQNGKAKDIKNSLRIWLIFKKK